The region agcttACAATATGTGACCAAAAGCACAGAATCATCTAATTTCAAAGGCTGGAATCAGCCTTTTGTTTCATatgttttgcttgaaaaatgactgagacAATTAAGTGATTATTAAAATAGCTACCACTTACTTTTCTGTTAATTCCTCACTGATTGTTTCACCCCTAATTTGCTGTCACATAAAAGACAATATGTCACTGCAGAGCAATTTTCTAAGTaatacacaaaacagcagcTACAGGAGATCTGGAGGCCAAAGACAGAACAGGGTACTGCTGTCAtgggaatatttttttaattgcagcCATAATGTGATTGAGAAAACCTGACATTCATAATGGTATTATAGAATCTGATGTGAGCCTCCTCACGTCCTCTGCTGTTGGTGCTGCATTGGGTTGCATCATACTGAGAGGTGTCTCTAATATTCTGCTGTTATAGTGCTTTCATCATGGCGCTGGCTGGAGTGAGAGTTATTGAGCTGGCGGGTCTGGCTCCAGCACCCTTCTGTGGCATGATCCTGGCAGACTTCGGAGCCAAGGTCATCCGCGTGGACCGAACCAAGGTCGCCATGGCTGTGGATACACAGGCACGGGGGAAACAATCCGTGGCGATCAATCTGAAGTCCACTGAGGGTGTAGCCTTGCTCAGGAAGCTCTGTGTCCAGTCTGATGTGGTCCTTGAGCCCTATCGTAAAGGTCAGACCGTTGGCGCTTTGAGAGCCAAAACCATTCTCCATTACAAGTGaaagttctgttctgttcagaaTCCTTTGTAGGTAAAAGTACTGaaatattatcagcaaaatgtacttaaattaGATTGTTAATACTGATAAATaagtgtgtaagcagcattttattgTTGTAGCTGCTTGAGGTGGAGCTAGCTTTAACTACTTCATATACAGTTAGTTTacaccagtggttcccaacctgggggTTGGGCCCCTTCCAAAGGATCATTGACTAAACAGAATTCTGCTAAACAGAATTGtagattttgtgtttgtgtttcgtTAAATATTGGACATTTTTGCAAATTTGGGCCTGAAATAGTAATTTAAATAAATCCATCTGAGAAGTTTAGAGGGGAAGGCTGTCATTTGTAGAACAGCTAACACTGTgtagtataaagtagcataaaatggaaatactttATAAGGATTTGCTTCTAACCTCCTAGGTGTGATGGAGAAGCTGGGCCTGGGTCCACAGGAGCTGTTAAAGGAAAATCCTCTTTTGATCTACGCTCGGTTGACAGGGTATGGACAGCGTGGATCTTATGCCACTGCAGCTGGGCATGACATCAACTACCTCGCCATGTCAGGTAAGAACACATATCTGTTAATGTTTCTGGCCTGAGTATTTATACGCTTTAGATTAGAGGCTGATGGAACAAAAAGTATTTACAGAGATGACAGAGGTTAATAATtcactatttttcttttctgtgcagCGTGCATTCTTTGTTTTGTAGCATCTTCTTTTTTCATGAGcatgaaacatgaaagaaaaagctgaatttTGTACACTGTCAACACTAAACTTCAGCCTGTAATAAACTCTCTGCTGACTCTGTTCACAATTCAGCATTTTCTATCACAGGATTTCATTTTTTGATGTACCTGTCCATACTAATACTGTGTGCAACCTTGGAAACTTGCAAGAAAAACAGCCTAACTTTAAAGCGTGACTCTTAACCAGCATCTACAAAAACCTTCAAGAGAGCACAAActtttcattgttgttgtgaTATAAATTATCTGCAGCTGATCTGCTGCCGCTGTTGCCTGTCACTTTAACCAGTGATGCTCGGCTGAAAATGAGAGGCCTGCAGCCTCTCATTTCTTGCATTATGCcaagtgaaaagagagaagagacttGAAAGGTTTGATAAGAAAATCTAAGTATTGTGCCAGATCTAAGTTGGAACTGACTATCTGAACCCATCCCTCAGTCCACGGCAAGAAATCAGATACAGAAGAGCATGAGAAACTATGCAATAGCTCACTCAGACATCATTTCCAACTGTCAAAAcaaggtgtggtgtgtgtatatgcagcAGCCTGATAGATAACACTGGAAGGGCGATTTTAGGGGAAAGCATGCTTTTTAAATTCTTGGCTGACACGGTCTCTCTCCTCATTAGTCcacaaatctgtgttttgaGGGACATAAcaagaactggaaaaaaaaaaaaaaagaagtagtgAGGCGGCTGGTGCAAAAATTCACCCTCACTTGACTCAGGCATCTGCAATCAAGACACAAGGCCAAACACTGCATGCTGGGCTGGGATTCAGCTTTGCTTTAAACACTCAAAACACGAAGGCTTACGAAACTGACTGTGGTTAGATTTAAAAACCTTAGCCCAGCTAACACAGAGATAACAAACCTGTGCCATTTAAAAGCACTCTCGGGAAGGGTGGATGATAAAAGAGTGACAAGATAACTCTGATAACACAAGATTAGGTCTGATACGTATATGTACCACCCTTTAGATACCACTGGAGGGTCATACAGGTATCCAACCATAACATATGGTAATTTAACACCCCAGAGCGTGAAATGCATTCCCAAATCTCTCCCTTATTTTGAATAATGTAATCTACTATATAAACCTGACAGCTTCTTATTTAAATACCACTCTCATAGCTACAAAATTACAGGCTGTCAGGACATTAATCTGTTGTGCTTTACTTTAAACTTTTTTGTCCCCATATGTACTGCCAATGTGCCTTTCTGTTTACTCCATTATAAATTTTTCCAGTAGTGGTTTTCCATTAATATCTCTTGAGCTTAAATTAAGTTAAGAGTTATTTGTTGCTGTaatgaaacagctgctgttttgatttgtttatatGCTTGTTAGGTAGCCCTGCTCAGCCTGTGCTTTGCAGCGCACAAAGTGAACCAAACCGTGTCTGACAACGAATAGAGGCAGTAGCTACATCAAGGCAAAGAGATGCTTTTTCAAAACACCGACCCTGTCCTCAGAAAACCAACAGCTTCATTGAATGTTACTTAGATTGACACAGGCAAcctgcctttgtgtgtgagGCCAAGCAACGGTGGGAAAAGTGACCTGAGGCTTACTGATACtttatttgattaaataaaAGTTCTACTCAGAGCGGGTCCCTGATGTCAGTAATTATGCTATATAGCATATTATATTGTGacatttatatagcactttcaGACCAAGGACACTTGCCACAGTGGATATGTCTCTTATATTGGCACCTTCAGAAAGTAGGGAAAAGAAACGGTTCACTTCTGGGATCACTTCTGAGAAAGTTAAATGgaacatatttttgtattagCTGTATATCAGAGTAGCAAAAGGAAACCTTGTACACAAGTTGCATACTGGTTTAATCAAGTAAGCAATTTTTTCATCATAAAAGATTCATAAAAATGAATCTTTGAAGGTGTTACGTGCAATTGTGTGCGATCTGAGCTGTACATTGTATGCAGCTAAAAGCATTCTTCTCTGCAGGGGCTGATAACTGTTaccattttgatgttttatttggtGGCATCGCTCCCTGATTCATTCAGTTGCTAAACTGAACTCTCCTTGTGTAAATTAACTCTCCCTCGCTTTCAGGCCTGAGGACCAACCAGAACTCTATTATTCTTCTCTTTTGAAACTTTGATCACAGTTTGTGTCATCGCTTCTGTCACAGGCCTTTTATCCCGGCTGGGTCGTAGTGGAGAGAAGCCCTACGCTCCACTGAATCTGTTAGCAGATTTTGCAGGCGGTGGTCTCACCTGTGCCCTGGGGATAGTCCTGGCGCTGCTGGAGAGGACGAAGTCAGGGAAAGGACAGATCATCGATGCTAGCATGGTGAGCATATTGTCTCGCTCCAGTAAACATGTACTGTGGTACTGAGTCAGGATGACACACAGAACCAACTGCTCGACAGTACGTGTCTTTCAAAACGACACGTACTGTCATTTTGAAAGACAGTACGTGACCTTAGCCCTCCAGgctacatactgtatgtaaggGGCTGCGTTAGTGCACTGCCAGGTAGGAAATACAAACCAGGCTGTTCAGGTTGAAGACTTGTCGAACAGCACACAGCAGTTAATGCTCCTCAGAGGCAGGATTTTACAGCTCAGGTAAGCAGCCCTCTACACACAGCAATTTATTCTGTATTACAGTGGGGTCCTTTTCCATGTGATGGTGCGCCGCTGCACTGTGGTAAAACTTTGAGTCACGATCAACTTTAAGTGGGATAAGTGATGACTTGGACAGCCCACAGCGCAGTTATTTGAAAGTCTTAAATTCTCTGAATCCTGCTGTGCCTGACATCCACTGGCTGTGAAGGAGCTTGGGGGGATTACAAAGCAGAAGCACTCTAATGAACTCcttaaggagttttttttttttttttctttttttaatatggCAACTCCATAAATCTTCATGAATAATATACATCATAAAAAGACATTCGgatgtactgtacatgatgCATTCAGCTGTGTAAATTTAGTTTATTATGAATAAAGTATTTGTGCAAAGTTCAGTTTGTTTGATTATGGAAGTGTTGTATTTGACTCATTGAGCCACAGTGCATGACTAAAGGGACCCTGCAGGGATTTAGTACATCACTTCCATGAAGTTGGGGAACTTCCAAAAGACAGATTTTCTTCacgtattttattttaacttcaGTGCAAGTTTGATGTGCCACGTTTTAAAATGTCCGTTTGTCTCTATCCAGTATTCAGCTGTCTTGACATTCGCCCAGTTATGGTTAGGGTGTTCATCTTCATCTCACAAAGTTCCCATGCTGTTTTAATCCAGATCATGTACAATGGAAGATCAGGTTTCAGTCACGTAGTTTTGATACACTTCATAGATAGTTTTCAGCCCTCAAAGCCTTGTGGAATTAGACAAAGAAGATTTGAATCCTCGACATTCAGGAGGCAGCCCTGTCAGGGTTATTTTCTGCAGTTGCAGACGAttatattcatttgttttgacaGGCTGAGTTGCGCTCCTCATGTCAAATAAACTGACCTTTGTGTCTAAAATGGCGGAGTCACCCCTTTAAAGAGTAGGGAGAACACACTGTGCTCACCGCTTATTGTTTCTTTCCAGCTCTTTACTTTTGAAATTGGTCTGTTAAATTCAATTTGGCAGGGCTTCATTACTTTATTGAATAAAACTTATGACAGGCTAAGTAATTGAATGTTGAGTGTGGGTGGCATTTACTCAGGTGATCACACAAAATCTCTCCACTTTATTCTCATAGATTTACATAGCTTATTATAATTGTTAGAATTATTTTGACTCAGCCACCTATAGTCAGTAGGTTGGTATTCTTTTCAGTTACGTCCCCTGAGTATTCTAGTGTAAATCACTGCATAGCCTGTTTTTCCTCGGAGTAAGCTCAGGTGAGCGATGCGTTTCTCTTACAGTATGTTGCTGGGGGTTTGATTTGTCCATGTGTCTGGTGCTGGGAGACCTGTAAGTGGGTGGCGGGGGACATGAACATACACGGATAACTCACCAGAGTTAAATTATGGATTTTGATTGATGCTGTCTGCGTATGTGCCCTGATAAattttgtatgcatgtgtctCTGCACATGTAAatcagggttttgttttgttttttaacttgttAAACTTTTCCGTGGGCTGTCAGTGAAACTGTGGTGATATAAATATGCATGTATATACAGATCTCTGCTCCTGGAGTCAGAATACGCTCTACACACTATTGCAATtcaatacaacagccctgccaTGAATTTTACCTTTCATGAACTTTGTAATGTGTGTAAATTCAGTtattattcatgtttatttttgaggTCAGTTAAAAGTGCTGTTTTATTGGACTGTAGTATATTTTCAGATATCTCTAATTTATTGTTCTGCCAGTTTACATACACAAAGTGGTAGAGTATTGGAGTATTCTGTCAGTACtgaaatatataattttattaacGCTCTATGGCCgtgtcagaaaaacaaatcattataGGTATCACACAAATTGTACAGTTGTATTGCTTTAGGTCAGATTGTAAAGGTGTACAGTCAAAGTGGCAACTGATGTGTGATGTAGTGTTCTTTCAACTGTAACCTAGTTTTATGTAATCTAGTCTAGAGTATTGTGTTTATGGTTTCCCAGCTCTCATTCAGCTGAAAACGCTTTGAGGGCCACAatttttcttgttctgttgATTAATCGATGAGTTGTTGGGTCTGTAAGacatcagaaaataatgaaagtaaAGTAAATTGTGCAATTACTGATAAAATAAGTTGTTAGAGGTTTTGTTTCACGAGTAAAGAGTGTTTTACAATCTGCATATCAATGGAACAAATTGGAACTATCAATTTGGTCCATAgctaaacatttattttattattttatgtgattttttttggcatattgcAATATATACTCTTTAATGTAATTTATACTAAATGTAGCCTGTGCATTTAACTGGAAGCAAATGAAGTGTTTCAGAAACACCTGGTTTAGTCAACGCTGTTTGTCAGTGGAACACCATGTAATTGTGATGAGAGTGCCAAAACACGGGGCCAGATGCAATCACACCATCTGCCTCTAAGCTATCAACCGTGATGCGCCAGGGCTGAGCAAACGTCTTTGACATGACATCCAATTTTACGTCAAATGTGCTCGAAAGATCTGACAGTACCAGTTGAGCCCATTTCGTCTAAAGCATGTTATCAATCATGTTATTACTCtgcattcatccatccattttcgaGAAGCGTTTATCCTTTTGAGGGTTGAGTGGGCTGGAGCCAGTCCCTGCACTGGCAGAAGGAAAGGTAGAGTACATGCTGAACAAGTTGCCAGTTGTATGCACTTAGATATTTttacacctgaaaacacacctgagGACAATTTAAAGGCAATTTAACAGGGTAGAATTaccacctgaatctgcagcttctTTTGGTTTTGCGCAGCTTTGTAgcgagtttcagctcattgttcgGGTGTCTGACCCACAACTTTACTTTTTTAGATCACTCTTGCCACTCTAGTagttgttttcagcagctgtgcCCAACCCAGTGTATGCTTGTATCTCAACACCAAATAGCAGATAGACCCAGTTAAAAACtaagctggtgaacacagtgcaGCATTTAGTAGCTAAAGagccaacacaaaaaaaaagcattgctaaaagagagggaatattGGTCTTATATTTGCCAGTAAGTAAAGATTTAAATGAGTGATAATGTTGCACCTTAACTGttagatgtgtaaataagcaactgtttgctaacacatttgcCATATCAATTTAAAAGGTGgtgatatgtcagtgtttgatcacaacttgtttccactgcccccaagtgcCTTTTACTTTCACAGTATGGGGCATGCTTACTAGTCAGTGAATAAAATAAAGGTACAAAGCAGAGCAtcaactttgtttttctgtgtaatcACAACCAAAGACTACCAAAAGAAGAACACCTTCACAGTATTACCCCAGCTCTTCCACTGAGTCCATATTCTAtgcatcagtttttattttgggaCAGAATAACTGTAGAGGCATTGAAGCAGAGctgctttcttctcttctgtgaTCTGTCCTGAGGACTCACAGAGCAGAAATCTGGTATAAAATGGCAGTTCGTACATTTTAGAGTAGTTCTGTGTACAGACAGTACACTATGTTACTTCTTCAGATATTTAACCCCCCACTTTGCTCATCGGGCTTTTGTGGCAGCACACACTTCATTAGAGGTTAGACTGAATTGATTGCAATCAGCAGTAATCGAAGTGACAACagtcttctctgctgcagcctctttcATGTGCCTTGTAGAATGAAATCCTGACTCACAATGagacaatttttttcttttttctttttttttttttctttttttttttttaaagttgactGTTTACATCCCACCAgggaaatcaaatcaaatgcaTTATCTGCACTTCGGTTATTGTTTGATCAaggttatttattcatttggcaCCTGCAGCGGTAATAGCTTGTGCACATATGGAGACTGAAAGACATTACGAGTATATGCAGGTGGTGGTTTTTACAGCAAATGTCAGCAGAATACCCTTTGTGCGGTGTTTTCTCAAGCTTTCCTGAAAAGCTTCAACCGTTAAttgtcacattttaatgttattGCAATAGAATGGCATTTCACCGCCCTTGTGTATTTTCTACCCCTGAGAGGTTTTGTTGGATTGACGAGTAGAGACCAGCTGCTGATATCTACTCAGGCACATCAACTTCTGCTCTGCCATGAAAAAGctatacatacagtatagtgGAGATTTCACTGCAGGTTGCTTGCAGTTTTAGTGAATTTAATCTACTCGGAatgtataaatgaataaataaaacatgaatacatgaataaCTTAAAGAACAGTCAAGCTCTTCTTTTTAGTGATAACATCGTGCCTTATATTCACTTTGCTCTCCATGGAGTAATTATGCGTAAAAAATAGAACATAATTTAACCCCTCTGACCCTGtgatctctttttctcctctctcttacTGTCCTCAGGTGGAAGGAGCTGCATATGTGGGCTCATTTGCATGGAAATCTCGTAGTATTGGTTTGTGGGACCGTTCTAGAGGAGAGAACATGTTGGACAGTGGAGCGCCCTTCTACGATACCTACCAGACTTCAGATGGAAAGTACATGGCCGTGGGTGCCATAGAACCACAGTTCTACAGACAACTACTTAAGGGTTCGTATGcgaatatagattttttttgtagacCAAATAAACCTCTAAGACAGTGCACAGTTACAAAGCCGTGTGCCACCTCCTTTAACAAACCCACCTGACTTTACTGCCATGGAAGTACTGATAATCCCCAGAGCTTTTCAGATTGTACATCGCTTCACTGTTGGAAGCAACAAAAATGCTATTCTGTGTTATCTGCAGCCACTGCTTCAGGTCATGCTCTCATCCTGTGGCGGTAGAAGGCAGAGGTATGATCACATTATCCAGCTTACAGTGTTACAGGTTGTGTTCCCACATCATTTAGCTCCCAACAAAATTGCTAACAATAATTCTTTCAGTGAAAGACATAACTGGAAGTTGTGCCCATACTTTATGCAAAGTATCATGGGGCTTGGAACAGCAAGGGAACACGTGTTAACAGTGCTGACGTCAGAGGCAAACACATTGCACGTCCTGTTGAGGCACCCGTGTGATGCCACTATGAAAAGctattagttttgtttttatgcatttCTCTTTACTGAGTTCACTTTTTCAAAACACTTCCTCTTTACCAACACACTGCTCAGCACAACAGGGAACCTCACATCCAAAATGCACTAAGGCAAACAAAATActtccaaaaaaacaacaatgcaaTATGTGTCACTATTTTCTTTgaagatgtttcttttttctttctttattttgtgtctATTTTTTTCCATAATCTAAAATCCCATCACAGCAAAACGCATGGCACCTCTTACCTTAACAGCAACTGTTACAGAAATCAATCAGAAACACTCCAAAAAGCTTTGAAAGACTTTCTAAAAGTAGTTTCagttcacaacacaaaacaaatgtgtatatatatatattcatgcAGTACATGTATAGGATAGCTGCAGATATAGATGTGCAGCAATGCTAGTCAACCCTGGCCTTTACATTTGGCCACAATCGCATTTTCTGTCCCTCTTACGTTCTGTCTTGCCCTCAACAAAGTTGGACAGGTTATCACAATCAGACAGCCAGTGTCCACAGTCCACAGCTCTAAAACATTAATCATGtcattttatatcatttttctgttgacaTTTTTCCATTGGGTTAAATAAatcttggggttttttttgttttttttttgttttttctcaaagGTTTGGATTTGGATGCTGGGGAGCTGCCTCCTCAGATGAGCTTCAGTGGTTGGCCAGAGATGAGACGGATATTCACAGAGCGCTTTGCTTCAAAGACCCAGGCGGATTGGTCAAGGATTTTTGACGGGACTGATGCCTGTGTTACACCTGTGTTGTCTTTCGACCAGGTGAGCTCACACCCACATAACCAGGAAAGAGGGTCTTTCATGAAGGACTCCAGTGGGGAAGAAAGCCCCCGGCCGGCCCCGGTTCTTTCTCGGACTCCTGCTGAGCCTTGCCTCACCTCCGACCCTGTTATTGGAGAACATACAGTCAAAGTCCTAGGGGAGTACGGCTTTACATCAGCAGAGATAGACCAGATGCTAGCAGCAGGGGTCATAGAGTGTAATGCTGTCAAGGCGAAGTTGTAGAGGAGCACAAATCAAAGATTTTGAAATTCCACACTTGCAGCATCTTTTAGTTTTCAGATTTGGGGTAGATTATATGGAAGAGATGGAGCTTAATAAGACCAATAATGTGCCGTGGACATAATTgatataaataattaatttggacgaaaaacaaaacaagatcactgtctcacacacccGTTCCAGAATCACATTaaaagggaaagaaggaaaaatgtattttctcttcATGAGCTAAACATTCAAACTGAGAATTTCTGTGGAGAGAAAgcatgaaatacttcatctcatccACACTGTTAGCTACAGCGTATAGGAAGCTCTGAAAATGAAGTGTCAGTGTTAGTAAAAACTGCTataaatgaatcattttaaatCCTTTCATCCAATTTAAACAACTTATCTCTGTCCAGGTTATGttaatttaattacatttaattcaataattcaattcaattcaataatCAGTTGGATTTATTGTTATTGCTGGGatgtgctgaaaaaaatgataatGCATAATTCTAGGccgtcatctctgctggttttccaTTATACCGTCGTACTTTGGCCAGTATGATTATGAAACAGGTAGGAAGCTGCAGTGTGACATCTGTGGTAttaaaaaagtctttttctgtgatcacatattttttaatttagccTATCTCAGCTCACAGCTGTCGTCCTTacactctgtttttgtttgtttttcccactGATGTCGTGACAATAATAATGGAATAATAATTTTATCTGTAGCACAGCAGGTTGGCAATGAGGGCCAGATAAACAGGTTGTATTTATGAGCTGCAGTCAAACGCCATACTTATTCCTTTGTCTGACAACAAAAACGGGAAAAAATATGTAGAGCAACAAGATCATATATTCAgctgcattaaaacacagtgCAGGTGATcaaagagagcaggagacagaaCAAaggtccctctctcttttttcttcacactAACTACAAAAACGAATAGTTCAAAAATAGTTGTGCTGTATGTGTCAAGACAAAGGCAGAAATAAATGAAGTGCctcataaaatattaattttaagccaactgtcaaaaaaaatatatgttaacAAGTGACGTCACACATTGatcagataataataataataataataagatgaTTTAAGTCGATTGCGAACAGCTACAAACATTTATAAACATTCACAAGTGAAGTCCAAGCTCCAGAGACACAAGCTACTCTGGCAGAAATGTTAAGAGGATCCATCCTGTCTGTGTACAGAAGAgaagccaaaaacaaacaaataaaagtggTGGAGCAGAAAAGTAGCAAAGCAGCCAGATCCAGCAGATGTTGGCTGTCCGTTTGATTTTTGTGGTACACGTTGAACATACAAAGATTGCAGTTGTTCATGAACACTGACAGGGAAGgaaatttaaaacataaatCAGCACATTACAATTATTTTTCCTGGAAACATAATCCTGATATGCAGTTGCATGCATATTGCAGCAGTGACAGTCCCTACAGTGAGGAAAGTTATTAGTTAAGCAGAGAATAATCATAATACAACGTATAAAATGCTAATAATACAATTGTCTCTTGCAGACTTTGGAGGGGAAATAACTACATTATTGAagatttttaatttgatttaaattgCTCATCAATAACATTTGTGATTATTCCATCAGAGCCGCCTGTTTGTGCAGTAGTTATTCCATCCCTTCACTTCACCTTCACATCCCAGTGGTGCTGCTAAAGGTTTAAACGATTggttttaaatgattaaatgctCAAGACCCATGGGGTGTGAAGCCTAAATATAATTAATGAACTTCATTCATGTATATTCATacacagcatgtgtgttttttttaacaatatttcTGGTGTTTGCACAGGCAGTAAACACCCTCAGAAAACCTGTGCGTAAGCTGGAGAGCAGCGCTGCGATTATTGAAACACTAAATTAGCCATCGCCTCAAGAGCTACATTGTAAATTCAAGCCTGGAAAATAAGCAAATACGTTTCCTAGAAACAGGCAGCAGCGTGACACTAAAACAACATGAGAGAAACTAAATGTTGGACAAACTCTGGATGACTTTGTAGCTGAACAGTGAGCCTATGGATTTTAGGTAATAGGA is a window of Toxotes jaculatrix isolate fToxJac2 chromosome 16, fToxJac2.pri, whole genome shotgun sequence DNA encoding:
- the amacr gene encoding alpha-methylacyl-CoA racemase, which produces MALAGVRVIELAGLAPAPFCGMILADFGAKVIRVDRTKVAMAVDTQARGKQSVAINLKSTEGVALLRKLCVQSDVVLEPYRKGVMEKLGLGPQELLKENPLLIYARLTGYGQRGSYATAAGHDINYLAMSGLLSRLGRSGEKPYAPLNLLADFAGGGLTCALGIVLALLERTKSGKGQIIDASMVEGAAYVGSFAWKSRSIGLWDRSRGENMLDSGAPFYDTYQTSDGKYMAVGAIEPQFYRQLLKGLDLDAGELPPQMSFSGWPEMRRIFTERFASKTQADWSRIFDGTDACVTPVLSFDQVSSHPHNQERGSFMKDSSGEESPRPAPVLSRTPAEPCLTSDPVIGEHTVKVLGEYGFTSAEIDQMLAAGVIECNAVKAKL